Part of the Faecalibacterium duncaniae genome, GCGGTGCCCTTACATGCTCATTCTTCCAGATAATCCCGCAGTCGCTTTGCGCGGCTGGGATGGCGGAGCTTGCGCAGCGCCTTGGCCTCGATCTGCCGGATGCGTTCCCGGGTCACGTTGAACTCCTTTCCCAGCTCTTCCAGGGTGCGGGCCTGCCCGTCCTCCAGCCCGAAGCGCAGGGTCAGCACCCGCTCCTCCCGGGGTGTCAGGCTCTTGAGGACGTTTGCCAGCTCCCGCCGCAGCAGTTCTCGCCCGGCCTCGTCCACCGGAACGCCTGCTTCCTCATCCTGAATAAAATCCTCCAGGTGGGCATCCTCTTCCTCACCCACCGGTGTTTCCAGGCTGATGGGGTCCTGCGCCAGCTGCAGCAGCTCCCGCACCCGGTCAGGCTCCATATCCAGCCGGACGGCGATCTCTTCGGCTGTGGGTTCCCTGCCGTTTTTGCGCAAAAGCTCCCCTGCCGTCTTTTTCACCCGGTTGATGCTCTCCACCAGATGCACCGGGATACGGATGACCCGCCCCTGATCGGCAATGGCCCGGGTGATGGACTGCCGGATCCACCATGTCGCGTAGGTCGAGAATCGGAACCCCCGGTCAGGTTCAAACTTTTCTGCCGCTTTCATCAGGCCGAGGTTTCCCTCCTGAATGAGGTCAAGGAAGGGCAGCCCCCGCCCGGCATAGCGTTTGGCCACCGAGACCACCAGCCGCAGGTTTGCTTCGCTCAGTTTCCGCCGGGCATCCGCATCCCCGGCCTGCGCGGCCCGGGCAAGCTCCAGCTCCTGTTCCATTGTCAGCAGCGGCACCCGGCCGATCTCCTTCAGATATGCCTTCACCGGGTCATCCAGCGCTACGCCCTCGGCTGAGAGCTCGTGCTCCAGTTCCCCGATCTGTGTTTCATCCAGCATGGGCATGTCCGCTTCTTCTTCGGTTACACGGATGCCCCGGGCTTCCAGCGCCGCATACAGCGCATCCAGCCCGGATACATCGTATTCCTGCTCATCCATGGCCCGGCTGATCTGCTCGGGTGTCAGGGTATGGCGGCGGGCCCGGCCTGCCAGGATCTTCACCAGTTCTTCCGTCTGCGACAATTTCCGCATGATTCTTTCTCCTTCCAGCTCCAGCCGGAGGAGA contains:
- the rpoD gene encoding RNA polymerase sigma factor RpoD; this encodes MRKLSQTEELVKILAGRARRHTLTPEQISRAMDEQEYDVSGLDALYAALEARGIRVTEEEADMPMLDETQIGELEHELSAEGVALDDPVKAYLKEIGRVPLLTMEQELELARAAQAGDADARRKLSEANLRLVVSVAKRYAGRGLPFLDLIQEGNLGLMKAAEKFEPDRGFRFSTYATWWIRQSITRAIADQGRVIRIPVHLVESINRVKKTAGELLRKNGREPTAEEIAVRLDMEPDRVRELLQLAQDPISLETPVGEEEDAHLEDFIQDEEAGVPVDEAGRELLRRELANVLKSLTPREERVLTLRFGLEDGQARTLEELGKEFNVTRERIRQIEAKALRKLRHPSRAKRLRDYLEE